A segment of the Luteolibacter rhizosphaerae genome:
GTGAAAAGTGCTATCCCACGCGGAGATGAAGTCATACCGCTTCGGGAAGATCCACCCGCTGATGTCGGCCGTGTGATATCGCGAGAGGGGATCACGTTCCTGGGCTATAGCGATCATCTCGGCGGAAGCATCCAGTCCCTCCGTCTGGAAACCATGGGCCCTGAGGGCTTCCATGAAGCGACCTTGGCTGCCACAGCCTACATCCAGGGCGATCCCGGTCGTAGGCGCGAATCGTAGCGCGAGCCGTAGGGCGCTCAGACCGTAAACCGGAGGCGCATTCTCCTGCCACCAGCGGGCGATCCGGTCATAGCGGCTGGCGGTCTCGGCGGGACTCATGATCGCAAGTCTTCTTCAGAGATCCTCCCTTTGCCAGATCCGCACATAGTCGATGACAAAGTGGTCCGGCAACTTGCTGTCGTCGATCGGGCTGTTGTCCCAGCCGCCCTGGGGCAGGGTGAAGAGCAGGCAGGAGGTCACGGAGGAGATCCGCTCATTCTCCCAGCGCGCCGTCTCGCTACCATTGATGTAGTAGATCGCCTGCCCCGGCAGCCACAGCAGCCCGGCGGTGATGAAGCCCTCCGCATCCGGCTGCATGTAGATCCGGTCGCTGCCGAAGTGCTTGTGCTGCTCTCCGTAGCCGTCCCAGTGCATCGCGATGTTGTTGCGATAGGGTCCCCAGCGGGTCAGCTGCTCGACCACGTCGAATTCCATGCCGCCATTCCCGGTATCCTGCCGCTGCCATTGCTCGCCCGCCTCCTTCCCGCGCTCCGGCATCAGCCAGAAGGCAGGCCAGAGCCCCGGCGCCGTCGGGAGCTTTACCCTCACCTCGAAGTAGCCGTAGCGTTGGGTCCACTTGTTGTAGGTATCCAGCAGACCGGTGGCGTAGTGGAACTCCTTGCCCTGCGGATCATCGTTGTGGCGGCCCGTCCGCTTCTCGTAGCGCAGCTTGGCCACGCCTCCACCCAGCCTCACGTTGTCACGGCTGAACCAACTCGCCTTATCCCAGTAGTTCGCGGCATGGACATTCCACTTCGATGGATCGATGCCATCCCCGTCGAACTCTTCCTTGAAAGCCTGCGTCCACTCCCCCTCGACCGGCGGGCGCTTGCCTAGCCAGTCCGGAAGCTTGGGCGCTGGTGGGACATCGGCACGGATGGAGCGGATGACGAAAGTGCTCTCCCGATCCCCTGTGATCACCACCTCCGATACGGCATCACTCCCGAAGGACGTTCCGCTTCCCTCCATCGTGCCTTGTCCCTTTCCATCGAAGTCCGGACGTCCCCGCCAAGGCTTCTCTGCCAAGAAGCAAATGGCCACATCCTTGCTGGCTCCCGCGGCGATCTCTCCTGCCGGGACTGTGGCCGTGGCTCCTCCGTTGCTCTCCAGTCGAAGGCTCGGGCTCGCCGCGCTTTCACCTTGGTTGTGAAGCGAGACAACGACTCGTAGGGATCGGGAGAGATCCCAGCGTCCTCGCTCGGGTCTGATCGCGGCTTCGGAGCCTTTGCCCGGAAGCCGAATCACGATCCCCTCGCTCGGCACCAGCTTGGGCACTGCGCCTCCGTTACCTTCCAAGCGCAGAGGTGGAGGTAGCTCCTCGCCTGGCTTGAAGATTAGACCTTTGTCAGGCACTAGGCGGATGCTGGCAGGCTCTGCCTCGGGGATCTCTCCCGGCTCGCCACCCGCGGTGATCGACTCGATTCGGAAAGACTTCGCGGTTTCGGTTTTGCCGGTGAAGAGCAGCAGCCTAACTATCGCGGAGGAATTGAGCGCGAAGCCCTTCTTATGCCCGAAGGAGTGCCCGAAAATCAGATGGATGTCGGCCTTCTGCCCCGGCTTCAGGATGAGGTTTTCCGTATTATAGGGCTCGTCCTTCCAATCACCGGCATTGTCCGCCCGCAGGCCGAGATCCAGATCCGTGCTGCCGGTGTTGGCGATGGCCGCTTTCAGGTGTCCGTATGCCGATAGATCGAATGGCTTGCCATCCGCGCGCGTGATGGAGAGCCCGGGATAGCCGTCAGCACCGGGCGCGATCTTCACCTCGATTCCTCCTGAGCTCTTTTCCGCGGCCACCTGAGAGGAATCCGCTTTAACGGCAAACCCCTCCACCTTGCCATCAACGATGACAATCGGTGCCTGCTCCGCCATCGATCTAATGGCCGAAGCTGAGAATATGCCGATAGCTACCGGCACGAGACAATGGAGAAAGGACCTGAACATGGGATCGTTCAACCCTAGTCCATATCTTCCTCCGGATTCCAGCTTCTTCCCCGGCACGAAAAAGCACCGGCCCTTGCGGACCGGTGCCCAACCGTGATGCAGCTATGAAATCGCTTGCTTAGAAGGAGGAGCGGAACCCTACCAGCCAGGTGAGGGCGTCCACATCGCCGTCTCCCGCATTCGGGGTCTGGAGATTGGTGTATTCCGCACCGGCCTGGATCTTCAGGTTGTCCCCGCAGATCAGGTAGTTCAGGCCTGCGTAGAGGGTGTGCAGCTCGTCGCCGCGGCCACCGTTCACGACGTTCGGATTGCCACCGCCGCCGTAGTTGGTGGCGCGCACGTAGCGGCTGTTCACGCGGATGCCTTGGTCTTCCTCGGCACCGGCGTAGGTGTATTGCACCACCGCCTGCAGCTTGGCCGGCACGATCCAGTAGTAAGGAGTCGCGACGAAAGCCCAGAAGTTGCCGCGGCGTGCCGCGTTGGACTGCATCTCGGAGCCGCCATTGTCGCCGTAGAAGCCTTCCACGTTGATACCGCCCGCGCCGATGGCGTATTCGGCGGAGAAGGTGGTGGCCCAGCGGTAGTCGAGCAGCGAGTCCTCGTTGGCGAAGCGCTCGTCGGCGTTGTTGTAGAGAAATTCCCAACCGAAGCGAAGATCGTCCGTGGCGGAGTAGATCAACTCAATGTTATACATGAGATCATCGTTGTAGCCACCCCAGCCTTCGACGTTGCCGTCGTCCACGCCGGCGTCGTCGGTGCCTTCGTCGGTGCTGTAGATGCCGGCGATGGCATTCCACTGGC
Coding sequences within it:
- a CDS encoding class I SAM-dependent methyltransferase, which encodes MSPAETASRYDRIARWWQENAPPVYGLSALRLALRFAPTTGIALDVGCGSQGRFMEALRAHGFQTEGLDASAEMIAIAQERDPLSRYHTADISGWIFPKRYDFISAWDSTFHLPLALQEPVLRKLCAGLSAGGVLIFTCGGGEAGEIRGSFQGEEFGYSTLGVESFVRILDEEGCLCRHVEYDQYPEKHVVIIAESYGRKKASCAPSQGAQLA
- a CDS encoding glycoside hydrolase family 16 protein, which gives rise to MAEQAPIVIVDGKVEGFAVKADSSQVAAEKSSGGIEVKIAPGADGYPGLSITRADGKPFDLSAYGHLKAAIANTGSTDLDLGLRADNAGDWKDEPYNTENLILKPGQKADIHLIFGHSFGHKKGFALNSSAIVRLLLFTGKTETAKSFRIESITAGGEPGEIPEAEPASIRLVPDKGLIFKPGEELPPPLRLEGNGGAVPKLVPSEGIVIRLPGKGSEAAIRPERGRWDLSRSLRVVVSLHNQGESAASPSLRLESNGGATATVPAGEIAAGASKDVAICFLAEKPWRGRPDFDGKGQGTMEGSGTSFGSDAVSEVVITGDRESTFVIRSIRADVPPAPKLPDWLGKRPPVEGEWTQAFKEEFDGDGIDPSKWNVHAANYWDKASWFSRDNVRLGGGVAKLRYEKRTGRHNDDPQGKEFHYATGLLDTYNKWTQRYGYFEVRVKLPTAPGLWPAFWLMPERGKEAGEQWQRQDTGNGGMEFDVVEQLTRWGPYRNNIAMHWDGYGEQHKHFGSDRIYMQPDAEGFITAGLLWLPGQAIYYINGSETARWENERISSVTSCLLFTLPQGGWDNSPIDDSKLPDHFVIDYVRIWQREDL
- a CDS encoding OprO/OprP family phosphate-selective porin, translating into MKHHTICKQTVALAVGFSSLAFAGEPPAAPAPADSGSMFSDFDFCSWLSSKPGTVKLPENPVVQSLVFEGRYHWNAAYVDGEGTNGQDFSEDYTDARRFRLGGKIGFLNYFSYKGVVNLVDDQRFNGGELDYDYIDFDESYFTFDALKAFNLSGLDALTLNYGRIKWHGGLEARTSSNALLTVERSAISNKLYQSARPTGLFVNAVKGQWNAIAGIYSTDEGTDDAGVDDGNVEGWGGYNDDLMYNIELIYSATDDLRFGWEFLYNNADERFANEDSLLDYRWATTFSAEYAIGAGGINVEGFYGDNGGSEMQSNAARRGNFWAFVATPYYWIVPAKLQAVVQYTYAGAEEDQGIRVNSRYVRATNYGGGGNPNVVNGGRGDELHTLYAGLNYLICGDNLKIQAGAEYTNLQTPNAGDGDVDALTWLVGFRSSF